A genomic window from Paenibacillus sp. FSL K6-0276 includes:
- the pseC gene encoding UDP-4-amino-4,6-dideoxy-N-acetyl-beta-L-altrosamine transaminase, protein MSDQSSLNPVRATLLPYGQQWLDEQDIESVVKVLKGDFITQGPAINAFETKVADYVGAKYAVAFTNGTAALHGACFAAGIEEGDEVITTPITFLASSNCVLYQGGTPIFADINMDTYNIDPIDIENKITARTKAIIAVDFSGQPVEMDRIAMIARDHNLVLIQDSAHSLGASFAGQKVGSIADMTMFSFHPVKHITTGEGGIITTNSEEYYRKLLMFRSHGMTRNPEELTRNDGPWYYEMHELGYNYRMTDMQAALGVSQMDKLDSFVERRREIAEKYNESFSSLQGVVIPAQHAQSESSWHLYVVRWLPEYFVGDRKDIFQALRDENIGVNVHYIPVYLQPFYKELGYQSGLCPNAESYYESAISLPIFPKMSDSDVNDVITALKKVYERFNK, encoded by the coding sequence ATGTCTGATCAATCATCGCTTAATCCTGTTCGCGCAACATTGCTTCCTTATGGACAGCAGTGGCTTGACGAACAGGACATTGAATCTGTTGTAAAGGTTCTTAAGGGGGACTTTATTACCCAAGGTCCAGCGATCAACGCTTTTGAAACTAAGGTTGCAGATTATGTAGGCGCTAAATATGCTGTAGCATTTACAAACGGCACTGCAGCACTGCATGGTGCTTGCTTTGCTGCAGGAATTGAAGAGGGCGATGAAGTAATAACTACACCAATTACTTTTTTAGCTAGTAGTAATTGTGTGCTCTACCAGGGTGGGACACCGATATTCGCTGATATCAACATGGATACCTATAATATCGATCCTATTGATATTGAGAATAAAATTACAGCTAGGACTAAGGCGATTATTGCAGTTGATTTTTCTGGACAACCTGTGGAGATGGACCGAATAGCTATGATTGCTCGAGATCATAATTTGGTTTTGATTCAAGATTCGGCGCATTCCTTAGGAGCTAGCTTTGCAGGTCAAAAGGTAGGTTCTATTGCTGATATGACAATGTTCAGCTTTCATCCTGTTAAACATATAACAACTGGTGAGGGCGGAATTATTACAACGAATAGTGAAGAGTATTATCGTAAACTTCTAATGTTCCGCAGCCATGGAATGACTAGAAATCCAGAGGAACTCACAAGGAATGATGGTCCATGGTACTATGAAATGCATGAGCTAGGCTACAATTATAGAATGACAGATATGCAAGCTGCACTCGGTGTTAGCCAAATGGACAAGCTAGACTCGTTTGTAGAGAGAAGACGTGAAATTGCGGAAAAATACAATGAGTCCTTCTCTTCGTTACAGGGAGTAGTCATTCCCGCACAACACGCTCAGTCAGAATCATCGTGGCATCTCTACGTTGTTCGATGGCTCCCAGAATATTTTGTTGGGGACAGAAAAGATATATTCCAAGCTTTGAGAGATGAGAACATTGGCGTTAATGTTCATTATATCCCTGTGTATCTCCAACCTTTTTATAAAGAATTAGGCTATCAGTCAGGTCTATGTCCAAATGCGGAATCGTACTATGAATCAGCAATTTCACTCCCCATTTTCCCGAAAATGTCGGACTCTGACGTAAATGATGTTATTACGGCGCTGAAAAAAGTATATGAACGATTTAATAAATAA
- a CDS encoding flagellin: MGMFINTNVGAINANRNLSFNNTQMGKTMEKLSSGYRINRAADDAAGLAISEKMTYQINGLNQAQRNAQDGISFLQTAEGDLTEVHSMLQRMNTLANQSANGTYVTEDRKKLQLEVSQLLTEIGRVTDNSKFNGVNLLNTAATVDFQIGVSKAETLTVKLSNNGVKSLNVSGISVSSVAGAKLAMSAIAGAIDTVSTNRAQLGAYQNRLEHTINSLGVTSENLSAANSRIKDADMATEMTAFTKNQILVQAGTAMLAQANSAPQAVLKLLG, from the coding sequence ATGGGTATGTTTATTAACACTAACGTTGGCGCAATTAACGCTAACCGTAACCTGAGCTTCAACAATACGCAAATGGGTAAGACAATGGAAAAATTGTCTTCCGGCTACCGTATCAACCGTGCTGCTGACGATGCTGCTGGTTTGGCTATTTCCGAGAAAATGACTTACCAAATCAATGGTTTGAACCAAGCACAACGTAACGCTCAAGATGGTATTTCCTTCTTGCAAACCGCTGAAGGTGACTTGACAGAAGTTCACTCCATGCTACAACGTATGAACACACTTGCTAACCAATCTGCGAATGGTACGTATGTAACTGAAGATCGTAAGAAGCTTCAACTAGAAGTTTCACAACTGCTTACTGAAATTGGACGTGTAACTGATAACTCCAAGTTTAACGGTGTGAATTTGTTGAATACTGCAGCTACTGTTGATTTCCAGATTGGTGTTTCTAAAGCGGAAACTCTTACTGTAAAGTTGTCTAATAACGGTGTGAAGAGTTTGAATGTAAGCGGTATTTCTGTATCTAGTGTTGCGGGTGCTAAACTTGCAATGTCTGCTATTGCAGGGGCAATTGATACAGTATCGACTAACCGTGCGCAGCTTGGTGCGTACCAAAACCGTTTGGAACACACGATCAACAGCTTGGGTGTAACTTCCGAGAACTTGTCGGCTGCTAACTCCCGTATCAAGGATGCTGACATGGCAACAGAAATGACAGCATTTACGAAGAATCAAATCTTGGTTCAAGCGGGTACTGCAATGTTGGCACAAGCTAACTCCGCACCACAAGCAGTTCTTAAGCTGTTGGGATAA
- a CDS encoding GDP-mannose 4,6-dehydratase — MNILLTGGAGFIGRWVAKRLLNEGHRLWIVDDLSNGRESNIEEFRTHPGLQQFIKGTILDEALLADLFDKHRFEICYHLGASINVQDSIDDPKTTFDNDTVGTFIILEQCRKYNTKVVFMSTCMVYDRCSDEGGITELHPTKPASPYAGAKVAAENMVLSYFYAYNLPTVVIRPFNTYGPYQKTGGEGGVVAIFINNHLNGKDLNIYGAGTQTRDLLYVEDCAKFVVAAGFSDEVNGEIVNAGLGRDISVNDLALQITGDATRIKHVEHIHPQSEIQKLLCNSSKAKNLLKWEPEVTLEEGIARTTEWIQSGGLN, encoded by the coding sequence ATGAATATTTTACTCACCGGTGGAGCTGGCTTTATCGGCCGCTGGGTCGCGAAGAGATTGCTCAACGAAGGTCACAGGTTGTGGATTGTTGACGACTTGTCGAATGGGCGTGAATCGAATATTGAAGAGTTTCGGACACATCCGGGTTTGCAACAGTTTATTAAAGGTACAATTCTGGATGAAGCTTTGCTAGCTGATTTATTTGATAAACATAGATTTGAAATATGCTATCATCTTGGAGCTTCTATTAACGTTCAGGATTCAATTGATGATCCTAAGACCACATTCGACAATGATACCGTAGGAACGTTTATTATATTGGAACAGTGCCGTAAGTATAACACGAAGGTCGTTTTTATGAGTACCTGTATGGTATACGATCGTTGCAGCGATGAAGGTGGCATAACGGAGTTGCATCCAACGAAACCAGCTTCCCCATATGCAGGAGCTAAGGTTGCCGCAGAGAATATGGTACTATCTTACTTCTATGCTTATAATCTACCGACTGTAGTTATACGTCCTTTTAACACGTATGGTCCTTATCAGAAGACTGGTGGTGAGGGTGGGGTAGTTGCCATCTTTATTAACAATCACTTAAATGGAAAAGATCTCAATATTTATGGAGCGGGAACACAAACTCGTGATCTCTTGTATGTTGAAGATTGCGCAAAATTTGTAGTTGCCGCAGGTTTTTCGGATGAAGTTAACGGTGAGATTGTGAATGCAGGACTTGGTAGAGATATCTCCGTTAATGATTTAGCGCTTCAAATTACTGGGGACGCCACTCGGATTAAGCACGTGGAGCATATCCATCCTCAGAGTGAAATACAAAAGCTGTTATGTAACTCATCCAAAGCGAAAAATCTTCTAAAGTGGGAACCTGAAGTTACGCTGGAAGAAGGAATAGCACGTACTACTGAATGGATCCAATCTGGTGGTCTTAACTAA
- the pseI gene encoding pseudaminic acid synthase has product MKEQRNNINIAGREIGLNCRPFIIAEMSGNHNQSLDRALAIVEAAAQSGVDAIKLQTYTADTMTLDINSGEFMIEGADSLWKGNSLYNLYKQAYTPWEWHAEIFKRCNELGLIAFSSPFDETAVDFLESLNVPAYKIASFENTDLPLIKKVASTGKPMIMSTGMATPAELDEAVRTAREFGCSQLVLLKCTSTYPAEPTNSNLSTIPHMRQLFNCEVGLSDHTLGIGVSIASVALGATVIEKHFTLSRADGGVDSAFSMEPHEMKSLVEETTKAWQSIGEISYGATKSEQESKGFRRSIYASKDIKSGETITKDNIKVIRPGYGLPPKYLDQVMGRTAKVDIPQGTALSWEII; this is encoded by the coding sequence ATGAAGGAACAGCGGAATAATATAAATATTGCAGGTAGAGAAATAGGCCTCAATTGTCGACCCTTTATTATAGCTGAAATGTCAGGTAACCATAATCAATCTCTTGATAGAGCATTGGCTATTGTGGAAGCAGCTGCACAATCAGGAGTGGACGCGATTAAGCTGCAAACTTATACTGCGGACACAATGACCTTAGATATTAATTCCGGTGAATTTATGATTGAAGGTGCTGATAGTTTATGGAAAGGGAATTCTTTATACAATTTATATAAACAAGCGTATACCCCATGGGAATGGCATGCTGAGATCTTTAAGAGATGCAATGAGCTGGGACTTATCGCTTTCAGTTCACCTTTTGATGAGACTGCGGTTGATTTTTTGGAGAGTCTGAATGTACCTGCATACAAAATTGCATCCTTTGAGAATACAGATCTCCCGCTAATTAAAAAAGTAGCTAGTACTGGAAAACCTATGATCATGTCTACTGGAATGGCTACTCCTGCAGAACTGGATGAGGCAGTACGAACGGCGAGGGAATTTGGTTGTAGTCAATTAGTGCTTTTAAAATGCACAAGTACATATCCAGCTGAGCCTACGAATTCGAATCTTTCTACAATCCCACATATGAGACAACTATTTAATTGTGAAGTGGGGTTGTCGGATCACACTTTAGGAATAGGGGTTTCTATAGCTAGCGTAGCCTTGGGTGCAACCGTTATCGAGAAACATTTTACCCTTTCAAGAGCTGATGGAGGTGTGGACTCTGCTTTTTCCATGGAACCTCATGAAATGAAAAGTTTAGTTGAAGAGACTACAAAGGCTTGGCAATCGATAGGAGAAATATCCTATGGTGCTACTAAAAGTGAGCAGGAGTCTAAAGGCTTCAGAAGATCTATTTATGCATCTAAGGATATTAAATCGGGCGAGACAATTACTAAAGATAACATTAAAGTGATTCGGCCAGGATATGGCCTACCTCCAAAGTATTTAGACCAAGTAATGGGTAGAACCGCAAAGGTAGACATCCCACAAGGAACTGCGCTAAGTTGGGAGATTATTTAA
- a CDS encoding glycosyltransferase family protein, translating into MNFTVIIQARMGSTRLPGKVLLPLGKHNTLGYVVDRCREISGITQVVVATSTLEQDTPIEEWCKVNKVDCFRGSEEDVLLRYYECAIKFKAEYILRVTADCPFVDYELASMMVETMIANPSDILVYEGELPRGLAVEVISFDALEKINSIGNESRHREHVTYFAYENIELFTSVSIKLPEKLNQPQFRITLDTQEDYLVCQAIADEFANDVLISSSEIIEYLLRSPEVSKLNSHILQKPVE; encoded by the coding sequence ATGAACTTTACTGTAATTATTCAGGCTCGTATGGGCTCTACCCGTTTACCTGGGAAGGTTCTATTGCCACTGGGTAAGCATAATACTCTTGGTTATGTTGTGGATAGATGTAGAGAGATTAGTGGTATTACTCAAGTTGTTGTGGCCACCTCTACACTAGAGCAGGACACTCCCATTGAAGAATGGTGCAAGGTCAATAAAGTAGATTGTTTTCGCGGCTCAGAAGAGGATGTTCTGCTGAGATATTATGAATGTGCAATAAAATTTAAAGCTGAGTATATATTGCGTGTAACAGCAGATTGTCCGTTCGTAGACTATGAGTTGGCAAGCATGATGGTAGAAACAATGATAGCTAATCCCTCAGATATTTTAGTGTATGAAGGAGAATTGCCGCGTGGATTGGCTGTGGAAGTCATTTCATTTGATGCACTTGAAAAGATTAATAGTATTGGAAATGAGTCTCGGCATCGTGAACATGTTACTTATTTTGCATACGAAAATATAGAGTTATTCACATCTGTTTCTATTAAGTTGCCTGAGAAATTGAATCAACCTCAGTTCAGGATTACTCTAGATACACAAGAAGACTATCTGGTATGTCAGGCGATCGCTGATGAGTTTGCTAACGATGTATTGATAAGCTCATCTGAAATCATAGAATATCTTCTGAGATCTCCTGAAGTATCAAAGTTAAATTCTCACATTTTGCAAAAGCCTGTAGAGTAA
- a CDS encoding 6-hydroxymethylpterin diphosphokinase MptE-like protein — protein sequence MNIIEKNSKFLKDSYPEFMKIVKENIMYDGSELCETRNQEPNLVLLKDDKQHYLHSKYNATEEAKRWVLSLGPEQLQVEHLLIIGCGLGYYIEQLLENTKATSIYVYEPDVSIFNAWVNSRDVQNALKDQRIRFVVVGEFDLFQTQLTMHISQYANNSLNIIAPPIYRKLYESIINSVQAKVKEALSTQLSNQATLKYFKSEWVQNILFNLPYVVMSTPASKLKEIVLGVPVIVVGSGPSLQYDISYLRGLKSKCLIIAAGSSIQALEHHGIIPHIVVSIDGGLPNYRVFENIDTSKVTLLYSPQINYNILEHYQAPLIAAGLSSDSITSNFVDKEDIPVFRSTTSVTGTVLQIAEYMGASEIILIGQDLSYPDKQFYSSGVKHISKEIIAEQLEEANELVPNVDGGFNSTSSKMKVTLNDMELQIKLINFSGVKVINSSRHGAHIEGTEWIPMNEMPERWNHLPNRVFDVNELLLQLTNEDKSARLAKLKMKYRTMFKETNDTGKRIKKLILHLNALADMSANSSINTISSRLVEIDKLWTRITRQQSFETLYSFSLKHHTNNYMKYVSTIVETENVRDKSRLIVEHLGELVSAMDDFTPELIGTLSEAMKRLDSMIDEMSEAVNEQTI from the coding sequence ATGAATATTATCGAAAAGAACTCAAAATTTTTAAAGGATAGTTATCCTGAATTTATGAAGATCGTAAAAGAAAATATTATGTATGATGGATCTGAACTCTGTGAAACTAGAAATCAAGAGCCTAATCTAGTTTTACTAAAGGATGATAAACAACATTATTTGCATAGTAAATATAATGCTACAGAAGAGGCTAAGCGTTGGGTATTATCTTTAGGACCTGAACAACTTCAGGTTGAACATCTTCTAATTATTGGGTGTGGGCTAGGGTACTACATAGAACAATTATTAGAGAATACGAAAGCAACTAGTATATATGTTTATGAGCCTGATGTTAGCATTTTTAATGCCTGGGTAAATTCTAGAGATGTTCAGAACGCTCTAAAGGATCAAAGAATTCGATTTGTTGTTGTTGGGGAGTTTGACTTATTTCAAACTCAGCTGACTATGCATATCTCTCAATATGCTAATAATTCTTTGAATATAATTGCTCCTCCGATATACAGAAAGTTATATGAGTCGATAATCAATAGCGTTCAAGCTAAGGTTAAAGAGGCACTTAGTACACAACTATCAAATCAAGCTACATTAAAATACTTCAAGAGTGAATGGGTACAAAATATTTTATTTAATTTGCCTTATGTCGTGATGAGTACTCCTGCTTCAAAGCTAAAAGAAATTGTCTTAGGCGTACCAGTCATTGTAGTGGGCTCAGGACCTTCTTTACAATATGACATTTCTTATCTTCGTGGATTAAAGTCTAAATGTTTAATTATTGCGGCAGGATCAAGCATACAAGCGCTTGAACATCATGGGATTATTCCACACATAGTCGTCTCTATTGATGGAGGACTACCAAACTACAGAGTGTTTGAGAATATAGATACAAGTAAAGTGACACTGCTTTATTCTCCGCAAATTAACTATAATATACTAGAACATTATCAAGCCCCATTAATTGCAGCAGGGCTAAGTTCAGATTCAATTACGTCAAATTTTGTCGACAAAGAGGATATTCCGGTATTTAGATCAACAACATCTGTAACAGGCACAGTACTTCAGATTGCTGAATATATGGGAGCATCTGAGATTATTCTGATTGGTCAAGACCTATCTTATCCGGACAAACAGTTTTATTCGTCAGGTGTGAAGCATATCTCTAAGGAGATAATCGCCGAACAACTTGAAGAGGCTAATGAATTGGTACCTAATGTGGATGGAGGATTTAACTCTACTTCATCGAAAATGAAAGTTACGTTAAATGATATGGAGCTTCAGATAAAATTAATAAACTTTAGTGGAGTTAAAGTGATAAATTCCTCAAGACATGGAGCACATATAGAAGGAACAGAGTGGATTCCTATGAATGAAATGCCCGAGAGATGGAACCATTTGCCCAACAGAGTTTTTGATGTCAATGAATTATTGTTGCAATTAACAAATGAAGATAAGTCAGCAAGGTTAGCTAAATTGAAAATGAAATATCGTACAATGTTTAAAGAAACCAATGATACTGGAAAGCGAATAAAGAAATTAATTCTACATTTAAATGCTTTGGCGGATATGTCAGCCAACAGTAGTATTAATACAATCTCGAGTAGATTAGTTGAGATCGATAAATTGTGGACTCGAATTACGCGTCAACAATCTTTTGAAACATTATATTCATTCTCACTAAAACATCATACTAACAACTATATGAAGTATGTATCTACGATCGTTGAAACTGAAAATGTACGTGATAAGTCCAGACTGATTGTGGAGCATTTGGGTGAATTAGTTAGTGCAATGGATGATTTTACCCCTGAATTGATAGGAACATTAAGCGAGGCTATGAAACGTTTAGATAGTATGATAGATGAAATGAGTGAGGCAGTAAATGAGCAGACAATTTAA
- a CDS encoding UDP-N-acetylglucosamine 4,6-dehydratase family protein yields the protein MSRQFNGKKILIVGGTGTIGQSLLGEILLDDPEVVRIFSRDEYKQFMLQQEYKEFTNIRYLIGDVRDYNRLERAMQDIDYVFHTAAMKHVPACEYNPFEAVQTNVLGTQNVIQAALACDVKKVIFTSTDKAISPTNTYGASKLMAERLVAAAQYQAGSKQTKFAAVRFGNVMGSRGSVIPLFQWQIEEKRKITVTCKEMTRFMMSLKQATELTIKAMGLARGGEIFVLKMPIVRLSDLADIIISNSAQHLNIDPNDIAIEEIGIRSGEKMYEELMTAEESDHALETDEMFIIRNSFMTVAASLYHQAKRTDRKSYSSSSEVAISNDELRSLLVEDNLLF from the coding sequence ATGAGCAGACAATTTAACGGTAAGAAGATTCTAATTGTTGGGGGCACAGGTACAATCGGACAAAGTCTCTTGGGTGAAATCCTTTTAGATGATCCAGAGGTCGTTCGTATTTTCAGTAGAGATGAATATAAGCAATTTATGCTGCAGCAGGAATATAAAGAATTTACTAATATTCGTTACCTCATAGGCGATGTTCGTGATTATAACCGGTTAGAAAGAGCAATGCAGGATATTGATTATGTGTTTCACACCGCAGCTATGAAGCACGTTCCTGCATGTGAATATAACCCTTTTGAAGCGGTACAGACAAATGTACTTGGCACGCAGAATGTGATTCAAGCGGCTTTAGCGTGTGATGTTAAAAAGGTTATTTTCACAAGTACAGATAAGGCAATTTCCCCTACCAATACCTACGGAGCTTCTAAGTTAATGGCAGAGAGGCTTGTTGCAGCTGCACAGTATCAAGCAGGCTCTAAGCAAACTAAGTTCGCGGCTGTCCGTTTTGGAAATGTAATGGGTTCGAGAGGATCTGTAATTCCGCTTTTCCAATGGCAAATTGAAGAAAAAAGAAAGATTACAGTGACTTGTAAAGAAATGACTCGATTTATGATGAGTTTAAAACAGGCTACAGAATTAACAATAAAAGCGATGGGATTGGCAAGAGGCGGGGAAATTTTTGTATTAAAGATGCCGATTGTTCGCTTAAGTGATTTAGCGGATATCATCATTAGTAACTCTGCTCAACACCTAAACATAGATCCTAATGATATTGCAATCGAAGAAATTGGAATACGGTCTGGTGAGAAGATGTATGAGGAATTGATGACCGCAGAAGAATCAGATCATGCATTGGAAACAGACGAAATGTTTATTATTCGGAATTCCTTCATGACAGTAGCGGCAAGCCTTTATCATCAAGCGAAAAGAACAGATAGAAAAAGTTACAGCTCCTCTAGTGAAGTTGCTATTAGTAATGATGAATTAAGGAGTTTATTAGTAGAAGATAATTTGTTATTTTGA
- the pseG gene encoding UDP-2,4-diacetamido-2,4,6-trideoxy-beta-L-altropyranose hydrolase, producing the protein MRYFIRADASEHLGTGHIMRCLSLSVELIRKKHTVVFVCRLLHPYLRILITNQGCDILEIESKEPVGSTEESEYVVSLIKKEYAINQTDWIIVDHYSISYSYESILRNLFSNILVIDDLADRRHDCDMLLDTNLNNGNEKYNKLVASSVTQLIGPKYALLRQEFLDERSNINDKFPEHIQSIFVCFGGTDPSNETLKTIKALEPVLNDITKVKIVLGRTNPHVEELINLFENNSKLEFLIQPSSIAQEMVSCDMAICAGGSMTWERYCMGLPAIVIAIADNQIEVANYGQSIGIDKYIGVSSLVTEADITRSIRQLVHPATWLREARELAMESVDGNGVSRVVNYLI; encoded by the coding sequence ATGAGATATTTTATCCGTGCTGATGCATCTGAACACTTGGGAACAGGACATATTATGAGATGTTTGTCACTTAGCGTTGAGCTTATTAGGAAAAAACATACTGTGGTTTTTGTTTGTAGATTATTGCATCCCTATCTACGGATATTAATAACTAATCAGGGCTGCGATATTTTAGAAATCGAATCGAAAGAACCCGTTGGAAGTACAGAAGAATCTGAATATGTTGTAAGTTTAATTAAGAAGGAATATGCAATTAATCAGACGGATTGGATAATTGTTGATCACTATTCAATTAGTTATAGCTATGAATCTATTCTTAGGAATTTGTTCAGTAATATCTTGGTGATTGATGATTTGGCTGACAGGCGGCATGATTGCGATATGTTACTAGATACTAATCTTAATAATGGAAATGAAAAATACAATAAATTAGTTGCTTCTTCTGTTACTCAATTAATTGGACCAAAGTATGCTTTACTTCGTCAAGAATTTTTGGATGAGCGTAGCAATATTAATGATAAGTTTCCTGAACATATTCAGAGCATTTTTGTATGTTTTGGTGGAACTGATCCTAGTAATGAGACTCTTAAAACAATTAAGGCATTAGAACCTGTCTTGAATGACATTACCAAAGTTAAAATTGTATTAGGAAGAACTAATCCTCATGTTGAGGAGCTTATAAACTTATTTGAGAATAATTCCAAACTTGAATTTCTGATTCAGCCAAGCTCAATAGCACAAGAAATGGTCTCATGTGACATGGCAATTTGTGCGGGCGGAAGTATGACTTGGGAAAGATATTGTATGGGACTTCCTGCAATTGTAATCGCGATAGCTGACAATCAAATAGAAGTCGCAAATTATGGACAATCAATAGGAATAGATAAATATATTGGAGTATCATCATTGGTTACTGAGGCAGATATAACTCGATCTATAAGACAACTAGTTCATCCTGCAACTTGGCTTCGAGAAGCTCGGGAACTTGCGATGGAGTCTGTTGATGGAAATGGTGTCTCACGAGTAGTAAATTATCTGATATAG
- a CDS encoding flagellin, whose product MGMFINTNVGAINANRNLSFNNTQMGKTMEKLSSGYRINRAADDAAGLAISEKMTYQINGLNQAQRNAQDGISFLQTAEGDLTEVHSMLQRMNTLANQSANGTYVAADRDKLQLEVTQLLGEIKRVTDNSKFNGVNLLNTTAAVDFQIGVSKTETLTVKLSNNGVTSLKVSAISVSSVTGAKDAMSAIAAAIDTVSTNRAQLGAYQNRLEHTINSLGVTSENLSAANSRIKDADMATEMTAFTKNQILVQAGTAMLAQANSAPQAVLKLLG is encoded by the coding sequence ATGGGTATGTTTATTAACACTAACGTGGGTGCAATTAACGCTAACCGTAACCTGAGCTTCAACAATACACAAATGGGTAAGACAATGGAAAAGTTGTCTTCCGGTTACCGCATTAACCGCGCTGCTGACGATGCTGCTGGTTTGGCTATTTCTGAGAAAATGACTTACCAAATCAATGGTTTGAACCAAGCGCAACGTAACGCACAAGATGGTATTTCCTTCTTGCAAACAGCTGAAGGTGACTTGACAGAAGTACACTCCATGCTGCAACGTATGAACACACTCGCTAACCAATCTGCGAATGGTACGTATGTAGCCGCAGACCGTGATAAGCTTCAACTGGAAGTAACACAACTTCTTGGCGAAATCAAACGTGTAACTGACAACTCCAAGTTTAACGGTGTGAACTTGTTGAACACTACGGCTGCTGTTGATTTCCAGATTGGTGTTTCTAAGACAGAGACTCTTACTGTAAAATTGTCTAATAACGGCGTAACCAGTTTGAAAGTAAGTGCTATTTCTGTATCTAGTGTTACCGGTGCTAAAGATGCAATGTCTGCAATTGCAGCGGCAATTGACACAGTATCGACTAACCGTGCTCAACTTGGTGCGTACCAAAACCGTTTGGAACACACTATCAATAGCTTGGGCGTGACTTCCGAGAACTTGTCGGCTGCTAATTCCCGTATCAAAGATGCTGACATGGCAACTGAAATGACAGCATTCACGAAGAACCAAATCTTGGTTCAAGCGGGTACTGCAATGTTGGCTCAAGCTAACTCTGCACCACAAGCTGTTCTTAAACTGTTGGGATAA
- a CDS encoding flagellin: MGMFINTNVGAINANRNLSFNNTQMGKTMEKLSSGYRINRAADDAAGLAISEKMTYQINGLNQAQRNAQDGISFLQTAEGDLTEVHSMLQRMNTLANQSANGTYVTADRQKLQLEVTQLLTEIGRVTDNSKFNGVNLLNTTGTVDFQIGVSKTETLKVNLSKNGTTALKIDKISVTNVTSAKAAMSAIAAAIDSVSTNRAQLGAYQNRLEHTINSLGVTSENLSAANSRIKDADMATEMTAFTKNQILVQAGTAMLAQANSAPQSVLKLLG; encoded by the coding sequence ATGGGAATGTTTATTAATACAAACGTTGGTGCAATTAACGCTAACCGTAACCTGAGCTTCAATAATACACAAATGGGTAAGACAATGGAAAAATTGTCTTCTGGTTACCGTATCAACCGTGCGGCTGACGATGCTGCTGGTTTGGCTATTTCTGAGAAAATGACTTACCAAATCAATGGTTTGAATCAAGCGCAACGTAACGCACAAGATGGTATTTCCTTCCTTCAAACCGCTGAAGGTGACCTGACCGAAGTTCACTCCATGCTGCAACGTATGAACACACTCGCTAACCAATCAGCGAATGGTACGTATGTAACTGCAGACCGCCAGAAACTTCAACTGGAAGTAACACAACTGCTTACTGAAATCGGACGTGTAACTGATAACTCCAAGTTTAACGGTGTGAACTTGTTGAACACTACAGGTACAGTTGATTTCCAGATTGGTGTTTCTAAGACAGAGACTCTTAAAGTGAATTTGTCTAAGAATGGTACTACTGCATTGAAAATTGATAAGATTTCTGTAACAAATGTTACTTCTGCTAAAGCAGCAATGTCTGCTATTGCAGCAGCAATTGATTCAGTGTCGACTAACCGTGCTCAGCTTGGTGCGTACCAAAACCGTTTAGAACACACGATCAACAGCTTGGGTGTAACTTCTGAGAACTTGTCAGCTGCTAACTCCCGTATTAAGGATGCTGACATGGCTACTGAAATGACAGCATTCACGAAGAATCAAATTTTGGTTCAAGCAGGTACTGCAATGTTGGCACAAGCTAACTCTGCACCACAATCAGTTCTTAAGTTGTTGGGATAA